A portion of the Bacteroides faecium genome contains these proteins:
- a CDS encoding endoribonuclease L-PSP, with product MNYCDKIHYSLYVASANDFSSMIDDLLSQLPEKESILRLVLFGTPALEEEYVAWCQIFKMKARCFFGDCEPALSYVSQPVLDAPLVLEVHSYRPDRNERISYRRYEDISYVLVENESGRFLFAGGFQGDESCTDREQQSAAAFRQLRGVLDKESFPVSSIIRQWNYIEQITGYDGAGQHYQSFNNVRTAFYAESDWSKGYPAATGIGMNLGGILIDADAAVFHTSDAFATPIDNKLQVAAHAYSEQVLEEARQKKTTPKFERAKSMTFHDRRLVYISGTAAIRGEESLKGVGLERQLQITMENIAQLIDEARLVMLRVYLKNKSDYELARRGLESYGLNIPVSYLQAGVCREELLIEIEGIAIE from the coding sequence ATGAATTATTGCGATAAAATACATTACTCTCTGTATGTTGCTTCTGCCAATGATTTTTCGTCCATGATAGACGATTTATTATCGCAGTTGCCCGAAAAGGAGAGCATATTACGCCTGGTTTTGTTTGGTACGCCTGCTTTGGAAGAGGAATATGTCGCCTGGTGTCAGATTTTCAAGATGAAGGCACGCTGTTTTTTCGGAGATTGCGAGCCTGCACTTAGCTATGTCTCACAACCGGTACTGGATGCACCTTTAGTACTGGAAGTGCACAGTTACCGCCCCGATAGGAACGAACGGATTTCGTATCGTCGATATGAGGACATTTCTTATGTATTGGTAGAAAATGAATCGGGACGTTTCCTTTTTGCAGGCGGATTTCAAGGGGATGAATCCTGTACGGACAGAGAACAACAGTCGGCAGCAGCTTTCCGGCAGTTGAGAGGTGTGTTGGATAAGGAGTCATTTCCTGTCAGCAGTATTATTCGCCAATGGAATTATATAGAACAGATAACCGGATATGACGGAGCCGGTCAGCACTACCAGTCATTTAACAATGTGCGTACAGCGTTTTATGCGGAAAGCGACTGGTCGAAAGGGTATCCTGCCGCTACGGGAATCGGCATGAACCTGGGCGGCATTTTGATTGATGCAGATGCGGCGGTGTTTCATACGTCTGATGCTTTCGCCACTCCTATTGATAATAAATTGCAGGTTGCCGCCCATGCCTATTCTGAACAAGTGCTTGAAGAAGCCCGGCAGAAAAAGACTACTCCGAAGTTTGAACGTGCCAAGAGCATGACTTTTCATGACCGGCGTTTGGTCTATATTTCAGGAACAGCCGCTATACGCGGAGAAGAAAGTCTGAAAGGCGTCGGTCTGGAACGTCAGTTGCAGATTACGATGGAGAATATCGCCCAATTAATAGATGAAGCCCGTTTGGTGATGTTGCGTGTCTATCTGAAGAACAAGTCGGATTATGAGCTTGCAAGGAGGGGACTTGAAAGTTATGGACTGAATATTCCCGTATCCTATCTGCAAGCCGGCGTATGCAGGGAAGAACTATTGATTGAAATAGAAGGAATAGCGATAGAATAA